In Bradysia coprophila strain Holo2 unplaced genomic scaffold, BU_Bcop_v1 contig_358, whole genome shotgun sequence, one DNA window encodes the following:
- the LOC119081611 gene encoding uncharacterized protein LOC119081611 — MAKTLKIENGANVNCFVPNCSNKKIVDGNPIHFFRVPQGNEGLHWKVAVNSSMSQHDKKIGILKRIIPRSTLYCCELHFNIETDSIIAIDANGSTECSIRSGIYPSIKPSRSRRLWQILGGQDSGQSSKLNRDDCDNDSLQSGEESEEQESNNDYVSFTEEVEPKSRARPATKRRIGLVAQRRTAKKRQYKKKSSKVSSFTARLPSIPNPDPEPTNDDVSFTEELEPNTDDISLLDMSTFLCNNFEDNNLPSRDHADQGVNDFDGEAEIKFTPMMPLTIKLMKRKSLYYIGLEPSHFNRLLRIINRMTNVLTDSWVEMKIMLGLRKQRLNEEFEVLGDLFDIEKTTAEQYYTESKNLISDVYHSLTSPEISAQSNGVQNPSRTEDHQSSNDDESSTESSEYEDQAERDSDVVTDDFSGSDSTEDSEVSRSNNFLRDAVECPICKARVGPLRLDYHMQNIHLNPLNLNKTICGLCFEKFRTYRLLRDHQIEVHDGASCMCDICGKMFSKLSGLRVHIHGVHAKDRPFLCHLCGASYFTSSRLRVHEKSAHLHVRSYACKLCDKKYYQDNVLQAHIRSVHTGDRKYPCRVGCGKSFCRSGVRHTHEQMHKVKYSCEICSKVFSFRNNLQTHCRNIHGRNVIDTEKCKIQIKQ; from the exons ATGGCAAAAACacttaaaatcgaaaatggaGCGAATGTCAATTGCTTCGTTCCGAATTGCTCAAACAAGAAGATCGTTGACGGTAAtccaatacatttttttcgagTTCCCCAAGGAAATGAAGGTCTTCACTGGAAAGTGGCTGTCAATTCCAGTATGTCACAGCACGACAAAAAGATTGGGATTCTGAAACGCATTATTCCACGGAGCACTCTATACTGTTGTGAACTTCATTTTAAT ATTGAAACCGACAGCATTATCGCAATAGATGCGAATGGATCGACAGAGTGTAGTATCAGATCTGGAATTTATCCATCAATAAAACCGTCTCGTTCAAGAAGACTTTGGCAAATACTAGGAGGCCAGGACAGTGGACAG tCTTCAAAACTGAACCGTGATGATTGCGACAATGATTCACTTCAATCAGGGGAGGAAAGCGAAGAACAAGAATCTAACAACGACTATGTTTCATTCACCGAAGAAGTAGAGCCCAAAAGCAGGGCCAGACCGGCTACTAAAAGGCGCATCGGACTCGTAGCACAAAGGCGTACTGCAAAGAAGCGCCAATACAAGAAGAAAAGTTCGAAAGTCTCATCGTTCACAGCCCGATTGCCTAGTATACCGAATCCTGACCCTGAACCTACAAACGACGATGTTTCATTCACCGAAGAATTAGAACCCAACACTGATGACATTTCGTTGCTAGATATGTCGACGTTTCTTTGTAATAATTTCGAAGACAATAATTTACCATCTCGAGACCACGCAGACCAAGGTGTAAATGATTTCGATGGTGAAGCCGAGATAAAATTCACCCCAATGATGCCACTGACAATAAAGCTCATGAAAAGGAAATCATTGTACTACATAGGATTGGAACCGAGTCATTTCAATCGACTACTGCGCATAATTAACAGGATGACGAATGTGTTGACCGATTCATGggtggaaatgaaaataatgttagGTCTTAGAAAGCAACGGCTGAACGAAGAATTTGAAGTTCTCGGAGACCTGTTCGACATTGAAAAGACAACAGCTGAACAATACTACACcgaatcgaaaaatttgatttccgaTGTCTACCATTCTCTGACCAGTCCAGAAATTAGTGCACAATCAAACGGCGTGCAAAATCCATCGAGGACGGAGGATCACCAGTCAAGCAACGACGATGAGAGTTCGACCGAATCGTCTGAATATGAAGACCAAGCCGAGAGAGATAGTGATGTTGTTACCGATGATTTCAGTGGGTCTGATTCAACTGAAGATTCTGAGGTGTCGagatcaaacaattttttaagagATGCAGTTGAATGTCCTATATGCAAAGCACGTGTTGGTCCGTTGCGTCTCGACTATCACATGCAAAACATTCACTTGAATCcactaaatttaaataaaacgatTTGCGGTCTATGCTTCGAAAAATTCCGAACATACAGACTTCTTCGAGACCACCAGATCGAGGTACACGATGGAGCGTCATGCATGTGTGATATTTGTGGAAAAATGTTCAGCAAATTGTCAGGTTTGAGGGTGCATATCCACGGTGTACACGCGAAAGATCGTCCCTTTCTTTGCCATCTTTGTGGAGCCAGTTATTTTACTTCGTCTAGGTTGAGAGTACATGAAAAGAGCGCGCACTTGCACGTTCGCAGTTACGCATGCAAGCTATGTGACAAGAAATATTACCAAGATAACGTACTTCAAGCTCATATTCGTTCTGTTCATACGGGAGATCGGAAGTATCCTTGTCGAGTTGGTTGTGGTAAATCATTTTGTCGAAGTGGTGTCCGACACACTCACGAACAAATGCATAAGGTTAAATATTCGTGTGAAATTTGTTCGAAAGTATTTAGCTTCAGAAATAATTTGCAGACTCATTGCAGAAACATTCACGGACGAAATGTTATTGAtacagaaaaatgtaagattcaaattaaacaataa
- the LOC119081610 gene encoding mitogen-activated protein kinase kinase kinase 12 isoform X1 encodes MHPLSNTMEQHNLQNPGDIMGDVKQEQYGSTHSLDNAERKSMVCIQNELTQMSNPYPANEKPYTKNATDSSSVERPCPSRWPAGSGFAQPGKSTGFFDNFLGCMRPIFSILIEKSSVNDMTSKMEQWEIPFESITDLEWLGSGAQGTVFSGKLKNEIVAVKKVRDLKETDIKHLRKLDHENIIKFKGVCTQAPVFCIIMEFCPYGPLQTILKDEEVVQPQRIVSWAKQIALGMQYLHTHKIIHRDLKSPNILIGINEIVKISDFGTSREWNEISTKMSFAGTVAWMAPEVIRNEPCSEKVDIWSFGVVLWEMLTCEIPYKDADSSAIIWGVGNNTMKLPIPETCPEGFRILIELCWKVKPKNRPSFKIILSHLEIASPQLLKQTDKQYFENQKSWKKEIKTHMQQMTQNGTNIHKFEQELIRKRTAEWKHAKDIRMAYENKLEKTNELFLELSEWMMCLQERERELNELERKIPKVSKKMATTFGKMQLRRFASNALVKSSPDHKSSTTSPVDTTPDSPVKATLYTSLDKSSQPKSIAIVSHQKHKKLRHRRNGSGGGGFAIPQASPVRDRRYQSEPENRKIKLVDTETQTDTMDISETDASPSAFAASRELSMCLRDTELGGMINSAIVNEEYTMRDENNSSNGNLMSRSDITYQDACSSPDQLDDADAMNSNERLNIRDCSDDDNLEQLGRKVSEFITENRLSIQSNHSDNGNNLVDGGLTYDITPSRRGFVSINNEKEVTLIRCGGSNKKIVSIYKAKDDRCDDSWTDEEGEDTDHNYSLRRKSFARQPIGRGVRARKYKSQYSNTPAAIHRRSNNALASDEENTSEYSHPPSSQHSTLESNPDVAECIKVINHHTNDNFSDSSSGSESDNDVGHIDGSIAVTPFQRDSLAEESATVAVQA; translated from the exons TATGGTGTGCATTCAGAATGAACTCACCCAAATGTCAAATCCCTATCCGGCGAACGAGAAGCCATACACCAAAAATGCCACAGATAGCAGCAGCGTGGAGCGTCCGTGCCCGAGTCGTTGGCCGGCTGGATCCGGATTTGCTCAGCCCGGAAAATCAACGGGATTCTTCGACAATTTCCTGGGATGCATGCGTCCGATATTCTCCATACTAATTGAGAAATCGTCGGTGAATGATATGACCAGCAAAATGGAACAGTGGGAGATTCCTTTCGAGAGCATAACTGATTTGGAATGGTTGGGATCAGGTGCACAGGGCACGGTTTTCAgtggtaaattaaaaaatgaaattgtggcCGTGAAAAAGGTGAGAGATTTAAAGGAAACGGATATCAAACACTTGCGGAAATTGGACCATGAGAATATAATAAAGTTTAA AGGCGTTTGCACTCAAGCACCggtattttgcataattatGGAATTTTGTCCATATGGGCCATTGCAGACGATTTTGAAGGATGAAGAAGTTGTACAGCCACAACGGATCGTTTCATGGGCTAAGCAAATTGCGCTTGGCATGCAATATTTGCATACTCACAAGATTATACATAGAGATTTGAAGAGCCCAAA CATCCTAATTGgaattaatgaaattgttaaaatcaGCGACTTTGGTACGAGTCGCGAATGGAATGAAATAAGTACCAAAATGAGTTTCGCAGGTACGGTAGCATGGATGGCACCAGAAGTAATTCGTAACGAACCATGCTCCGAAAAAGTGGATATCTGGTCATTTGGTGTAGTTTTGTGGGAAATGCTAACCTGCGAAATTCCGTACAAGGATGCTGATTCATCCGCTATTATTTGGGGCGTTGGTAATAATACTATGAAGCTGCCCATACCAGAAACGTGCCCGGAGGGATTTCGTATTCTAATTGAGCTGTGCTGGAAAGTCAAACCAAAAAATCGTCCATCGTTTAAAATCATTCTCAGCCACTTGGAAATCGCCTCGCCTCAATTGCTGAAACAAACCGACaagcaatattttgagaatCAAAAATCGtggaaaaaagaaatcaaaacgCATATGCAGCAAATGACTCAGAATGGTACAAATATCCATAAATTCGAACAGGAACTAATTCGAAAGCGAACGGCCGAATG gaaacacgccAAGGACATCCGAATGGCctacgaaaataaattggagAAAACCAACGAACTTTTTTTGGAACTCAGCGAATGGATGATGTGCTTACAGGAGCGAGAAAGGGAACTCAACGA ACTTGAACGTAAAATCCCAAAAGTGTCTAAGAAAATGGCAACCACGTTCGGCAAAATGCAACTACGTCGATTCGCTTCGAATGCTTTGGTCAAATCGTCGCCAGATCACAAATCATCAACCACTAGCCCAGTGGACACAACACCGGAC AGTCCCGTCAAGGCCACGCTGTACACATCGCTAGACAAATCATCTCAGCCAAAATCAATTGCCATCGTCAGTCATCAGAAACACAAGAAATTACGACATCGTCGAAATGGCTCTGGCGGTGGTGGTTTTGCGATACCACAAGCGAGTCCTGTTCGCGATCGTCGTTATCAGAGTGAACCGGAAAATCGTAAAATCAAATTAGTAGACACGGAAACCCAAACCGATACGATGGACATCAGCGAAACAGATGCCAGTCCGAGTGCATTTGCAGCATCACGCGAACTGTCAATGTGCCTCAGGGACACCGAATTGGGCGGTATGATTAACTCGGCTATTGTCAATGAGGAGTACACTATGCGCGACGAAAATAATTCGTCGAACGGAAATTTGATGAGTCGCAGTGACATTACGTATCAGGACGCCTGTTCCAGTCCGGACCAACTGGATGATGCCGATGCCATGAATAGCAATGAACGGTTGAATATACGTGACTGCAGTGATGATGATAATTTGGAGCAACTGGGACGTAAAGTCAGTGAATTTATAACTGAAAATCGTCTGTCGATTCAATCGAATCATTCGGATAATGGTAACAATTTGGTCGACGGTGGACTGACTTATGACATAACTCCCAGCCGACGTGGATTCGTATCGatcaacaacgaaaaagaagTGACGCTCATTCGGTGCGGAGGAAGCAACAAGAAAATTGTCAGCATTTACAAAGCGAAAGATGATCGATGTGATGATAGTTGGACTGATGAAGAGGGGGAAGATACTGATCACAATTACTCATTGAGAAGAAAAAG TTTTGCTCGTCAGCCGATTGGACGTGGTGTTCGTGctcgaaaatataaatctcAGTACTCAAACACTCCAGCCGCCATTCATAGACGCTCGAACAATGCATTAGCCTCCGATGAAGAAAACACATCCGAATACAGCCATCCACCTTCCAGCCAACACTCGACATTGGAAAGCAATCCGGATGTTGCCGAATGCATTAAAGTCATAAACCATCACACCAACGACAATTTCAGCGATTCGAGTAGCGGATCGGAATCGGACAACGACGTTGGACATATTGATGGATCGATAGCCGTAACACCGTTCCAGCGAGACAGCTTAGCTGAAGAGTCCGCTACGGTGGCCGTACAGGCATAA
- the LOC119081223 gene encoding proteasome inhibitor PI31 subunit-like: MDSTWWKLIYNTADEAIETKSDVIIAVVHWYLLLSGMKCVGFSILSDSDIEMELLPDEWSINKSSYALRYKYKYEIFVLVGTVDGNSIVLNLLNFTSLEATKAAFALDATVASIKGETLKALIPDIEPVLCRLHSELVGHLRIMVDIRGNFTAEEFDERLKKGLEKEKERAMLHKLAESGQIKQNVLQLERSIRRSS; the protein is encoded by the exons ATGGACAGTACTTGGtggaaattaatttacaacACGGCTGATGAAGCTATCGAGACGAAATCCGATGTTATAATAGCGGTTGTACATTGGTATTTATTACTATCTGGAATGAAATGCGTTGGATTCTCG ATATTGTCAGATTCAGATATAGAGATGGAACTATTACCTGATGAATGGAGCATTAATAAAAGCTCATACGCTCTAcgatataaatataaatacgaaattttcgtTCTTGTCGGAACAGTGGATGGGAATTCCATTGTGCTAAACTTGTTG AACTTTACGTCATTAGAAGCAACCAAGGCTGCCTTCGCTTTGGATGCAACTGTTGCTTCAATCAAAGGAGAAACGCTCAAGGCATTAATACCAGACATTGAACCCGTGCTTTGTCGCTTGCATAGCGAACTTGTTGGTCATCTTCGCATTATGGTAGACATCCGTGGAAACTTTACCGCCGAAGAGTTTGATGAAAGGTTGAAAAAAGGCTtggaaaaagaaaaggaaaggGCGATGTTACACAAGTTAGCGGAAAGCGgacaaattaaacaaaatgtgcTTCAACTAGAACGTTCTAT TCGACGAAGTAGTTAA
- the LOC119081610 gene encoding mitogen-activated protein kinase kinase kinase 12 isoform X2 encodes MVFYISFWNRNAEPPDAYEKTIRRSMVCIQNELTQMSNPYPANEKPYTKNATDSSSVERPCPSRWPAGSGFAQPGKSTGFFDNFLGCMRPIFSILIEKSSVNDMTSKMEQWEIPFESITDLEWLGSGAQGTVFSGKLKNEIVAVKKVRDLKETDIKHLRKLDHENIIKFKGVCTQAPVFCIIMEFCPYGPLQTILKDEEVVQPQRIVSWAKQIALGMQYLHTHKIIHRDLKSPNILIGINEIVKISDFGTSREWNEISTKMSFAGTVAWMAPEVIRNEPCSEKVDIWSFGVVLWEMLTCEIPYKDADSSAIIWGVGNNTMKLPIPETCPEGFRILIELCWKVKPKNRPSFKIILSHLEIASPQLLKQTDKQYFENQKSWKKEIKTHMQQMTQNGTNIHKFEQELIRKRTAEWKHAKDIRMAYENKLEKTNELFLELSEWMMCLQERERELNELERKIPKVSKKMATTFGKMQLRRFASNALVKSSPDHKSSTTSPVDTTPDSPVKATLYTSLDKSSQPKSIAIVSHQKHKKLRHRRNGSGGGGFAIPQASPVRDRRYQSEPENRKIKLVDTETQTDTMDISETDASPSAFAASRELSMCLRDTELGGMINSAIVNEEYTMRDENNSSNGNLMSRSDITYQDACSSPDQLDDADAMNSNERLNIRDCSDDDNLEQLGRKVSEFITENRLSIQSNHSDNGNNLVDGGLTYDITPSRRGFVSINNEKEVTLIRCGGSNKKIVSIYKAKDDRCDDSWTDEEGEDTDHNYSLRRKSFARQPIGRGVRARKYKSQYSNTPAAIHRRSNNALASDEENTSEYSHPPSSQHSTLESNPDVAECIKVINHHTNDNFSDSSSGSESDNDVGHIDGSIAVTPFQRDSLAEESATVAVQA; translated from the exons TATGGTGTGCATTCAGAATGAACTCACCCAAATGTCAAATCCCTATCCGGCGAACGAGAAGCCATACACCAAAAATGCCACAGATAGCAGCAGCGTGGAGCGTCCGTGCCCGAGTCGTTGGCCGGCTGGATCCGGATTTGCTCAGCCCGGAAAATCAACGGGATTCTTCGACAATTTCCTGGGATGCATGCGTCCGATATTCTCCATACTAATTGAGAAATCGTCGGTGAATGATATGACCAGCAAAATGGAACAGTGGGAGATTCCTTTCGAGAGCATAACTGATTTGGAATGGTTGGGATCAGGTGCACAGGGCACGGTTTTCAgtggtaaattaaaaaatgaaattgtggcCGTGAAAAAGGTGAGAGATTTAAAGGAAACGGATATCAAACACTTGCGGAAATTGGACCATGAGAATATAATAAAGTTTAA AGGCGTTTGCACTCAAGCACCggtattttgcataattatGGAATTTTGTCCATATGGGCCATTGCAGACGATTTTGAAGGATGAAGAAGTTGTACAGCCACAACGGATCGTTTCATGGGCTAAGCAAATTGCGCTTGGCATGCAATATTTGCATACTCACAAGATTATACATAGAGATTTGAAGAGCCCAAA CATCCTAATTGgaattaatgaaattgttaaaatcaGCGACTTTGGTACGAGTCGCGAATGGAATGAAATAAGTACCAAAATGAGTTTCGCAGGTACGGTAGCATGGATGGCACCAGAAGTAATTCGTAACGAACCATGCTCCGAAAAAGTGGATATCTGGTCATTTGGTGTAGTTTTGTGGGAAATGCTAACCTGCGAAATTCCGTACAAGGATGCTGATTCATCCGCTATTATTTGGGGCGTTGGTAATAATACTATGAAGCTGCCCATACCAGAAACGTGCCCGGAGGGATTTCGTATTCTAATTGAGCTGTGCTGGAAAGTCAAACCAAAAAATCGTCCATCGTTTAAAATCATTCTCAGCCACTTGGAAATCGCCTCGCCTCAATTGCTGAAACAAACCGACaagcaatattttgagaatCAAAAATCGtggaaaaaagaaatcaaaacgCATATGCAGCAAATGACTCAGAATGGTACAAATATCCATAAATTCGAACAGGAACTAATTCGAAAGCGAACGGCCGAATG gaaacacgccAAGGACATCCGAATGGCctacgaaaataaattggagAAAACCAACGAACTTTTTTTGGAACTCAGCGAATGGATGATGTGCTTACAGGAGCGAGAAAGGGAACTCAACGA ACTTGAACGTAAAATCCCAAAAGTGTCTAAGAAAATGGCAACCACGTTCGGCAAAATGCAACTACGTCGATTCGCTTCGAATGCTTTGGTCAAATCGTCGCCAGATCACAAATCATCAACCACTAGCCCAGTGGACACAACACCGGAC AGTCCCGTCAAGGCCACGCTGTACACATCGCTAGACAAATCATCTCAGCCAAAATCAATTGCCATCGTCAGTCATCAGAAACACAAGAAATTACGACATCGTCGAAATGGCTCTGGCGGTGGTGGTTTTGCGATACCACAAGCGAGTCCTGTTCGCGATCGTCGTTATCAGAGTGAACCGGAAAATCGTAAAATCAAATTAGTAGACACGGAAACCCAAACCGATACGATGGACATCAGCGAAACAGATGCCAGTCCGAGTGCATTTGCAGCATCACGCGAACTGTCAATGTGCCTCAGGGACACCGAATTGGGCGGTATGATTAACTCGGCTATTGTCAATGAGGAGTACACTATGCGCGACGAAAATAATTCGTCGAACGGAAATTTGATGAGTCGCAGTGACATTACGTATCAGGACGCCTGTTCCAGTCCGGACCAACTGGATGATGCCGATGCCATGAATAGCAATGAACGGTTGAATATACGTGACTGCAGTGATGATGATAATTTGGAGCAACTGGGACGTAAAGTCAGTGAATTTATAACTGAAAATCGTCTGTCGATTCAATCGAATCATTCGGATAATGGTAACAATTTGGTCGACGGTGGACTGACTTATGACATAACTCCCAGCCGACGTGGATTCGTATCGatcaacaacgaaaaagaagTGACGCTCATTCGGTGCGGAGGAAGCAACAAGAAAATTGTCAGCATTTACAAAGCGAAAGATGATCGATGTGATGATAGTTGGACTGATGAAGAGGGGGAAGATACTGATCACAATTACTCATTGAGAAGAAAAAG TTTTGCTCGTCAGCCGATTGGACGTGGTGTTCGTGctcgaaaatataaatctcAGTACTCAAACACTCCAGCCGCCATTCATAGACGCTCGAACAATGCATTAGCCTCCGATGAAGAAAACACATCCGAATACAGCCATCCACCTTCCAGCCAACACTCGACATTGGAAAGCAATCCGGATGTTGCCGAATGCATTAAAGTCATAAACCATCACACCAACGACAATTTCAGCGATTCGAGTAGCGGATCGGAATCGGACAACGACGTTGGACATATTGATGGATCGATAGCCGTAACACCGTTCCAGCGAGACAGCTTAGCTGAAGAGTCCGCTACGGTGGCCGTACAGGCATAA